The Podarcis muralis chromosome 10, rPodMur119.hap1.1, whole genome shotgun sequence genome includes a region encoding these proteins:
- the GNAI1 gene encoding guanine nucleotide-binding protein G(i) subunit alpha-1 isoform X3 translates to MQGIGLGSFCMQSMCSTTELQPLPLGAGESGKSTIVKQMKIIHEAGYSEEECKQYKAVVYSNTIQSIIAIIRAMGRLKIDFGDSARADDARQLFVLAGSAEEGFMTAELAGVIKRLWRDSGVQACFNRSREYQLNDSAAYYLNDLDRIAQTSYIPTQQDVLRTRVKTTGIVETHFTFKDLHFKMFDVGGQRSERKKWIHCFEGVTAIIFCVALSDYDLVLAEDEEMNRMHESMKLFDSICNNKWFTDTSIILFLNKKDLFEEKIKRSPLTICYPEYPGSNTYEEAAAYIQCQFEDLNKRKDTKEIYTHFTCATDTKNVQFVFDAVTDVIIKNNLKDCGLF, encoded by the exons GAGCTGGTGAATCAGGAAAAAGCACAATTGTCAAACAAATGAA gatTATCCATGAAGCTGGTTATTCAGAAGAAGAATGTAAACAGTATAAAGCTGTTGTCTACAGTAATACAATTCAATCCATTATTGCTATCATTAGAGCAATGGGGAGGTTGAAGATAGATTTTGGGGATTCTGCCAGAGCT gATGATGCTCGTCAACTCTTCGTTCTTGCTGGATCAGCAGAGGAAGGCTTTATGACAGCAGAACTTGCTGGAGTTATCAAGAGACTGTGGAGAGACAGTGGCGTTCAAGCTTGTTTCAACAGATCAAGAGAGTATCAGCTTAATGACTCAGCAGCATA CTACTTGAATGACTTGGACAGGATAGCCCAGACTAGCTATATCCCGACACAGCAGGATGTCCTCAGGACTAGAGTGAAAACCACAGGAATAGTGGAAACTCATTTTACTTTCAAGGATCTCCATTTTAA gatgttTGATGTTGGGGGCCAAAGATCAGAACGGAAAAAATGGATTCACTGCTTTGAGGGAGTAACAGCCATAATTTTTTGTGTTGCACTGAGTGATTATGATTTGGTCCTTGCTGAAGATGAGGAAATG AATAGGATGCATGAAAGCATGAAATTATTTGACAGTATCTGCAACAATAAATGGTTTACAGACACTTCCATTATCCTCTTCTTAAATAAGAAGGatctttttgaagaaaaaatcAAAAGGAGTCCCCTCACTATTTGCTACCCAGAATATCCAG gatcaAATACATATGAAGAGGCAGCTGCATATATCCAGTGTCAATTTGAGGACCTGAACAAAAGAAAAGACACAAAGGAAATTTATACTCACTTCACATGTGCTACAGATACTAAGAATGTTCAGTTTGTCTTTGATGCTGTAACTGATGTTATCATAAAGAATAACCTAAAAGACTGTGGTTTGTTCTAA